In Centroberyx gerrardi isolate f3 chromosome 20, fCenGer3.hap1.cur.20231027, whole genome shotgun sequence, a genomic segment contains:
- the gprc5c gene encoding G-protein coupled receptor family C group 5 member C isoform X1, producing the protein MAANITPQGCGPNVDSLYYNLCDLGAVWGIVLDAFAGAGVVSSIVLFISLLASLPFVADKNRKSSVALHACFLLCTLGLFCLTFAFIVEKDFSTCASRRFLFGVLFAGCFACLLMQSVRLNILARRNRGPRSWVLCLGAVGLWLVEVVINTEWLIITVVRHPQQPLNASAEAGRATATPCNIANQDFVMALIYVMNLILAVVVASLAVMAGKHKQWKKEGAFILLTSLVSVGIWVAWIVMYVYGNERTGGPRWDDPTLAIALVANAWVFLFFHTIPEICCLAVEDDSQQSYAEDLYPSRGVGYETILKEQSSQNMFMENKAFSMDEPNQGSKPVSPYSGYSGQLRSSVYQPTELALISKGVGNHQTELSYDSAIPRASTNSAANSGSSTPSLHTEIADATHTQTNGNSGNGLHRKTQW; encoded by the exons ATGGCTGCCAACATCACCCCCCAGGGCTgcggccctaatgtggactccCTCTACTACAACCTGTGTGATCTCGGCGCAGTGTGGGGCATCGTGCTGGACGCCTTCGCCGGGGCCGGCGTGGTGTCTTCCATCGTGCTCTTCATCTCGCTGCTGGCCAGCCTGCCCTTCGTGGCGGACAAGAACCGCAAGAGCTCGGTGGCTCTCCACGCCTGCTTCCTGCTCTGCACCTTGGGCCTCTTCTGCCTGACCTTCGCCTTCATTGTGGAGAAGGACTTCTCCACCTGCGCCTCGCGGAGGTTCCTCTTTGGAGTGCTGTTCGCCGGCTGCTTCGCCTGCCTCCTGATGCAAAGTGTGAGGCTGAACATCCTTGCCAGGCGGAACCGTGGGCCCAGGTCTTGGGTGCTGTGTCTGGGGGCGGTGGGGCTGTGGCTGGTGGAGGTGGTCATCAACACAGAGTGGCTAATCATCACAGTGGTGCGCCACCCGCAGCAGCCGCTCAACGCCTCGGCCGAAGCTGGCAGAGCCACGGCAACGCCCTGCAACATCGCCAACCAGGACTTTGTCATGGCGCTCATCTACGTGATGAACCTGATCCTGGCGGTGGTAGTGGCAAGTCTGGCCGTCATGGCGGGCAAGCATAAGCAGTGGAAGAAGGAGGGCGCCTTCATCCTCTTGACGAGCTTGGTCTCTGTCGGGATCTGGGTGGCGTGGATCGTCATGTACGTTTATGGGAACGAGAGGACGGGGGGTCCCAGGTGGGATGACCCCACCTTGGCCATAGCCCTGGTGGCAAATGCTTGGGtgttcctcttcttccacaccATCCCAGAAATCTGCTGTTTGGCCGTTGAAGACGACAGCCAGCAAAGCTACGCGGAGGACCTGTACCCCAGCCGAGGGGTGGGCTACGAGACCATTCTCAAGGAACAGAGCTCCCAGAACATGTTCATGGAGAACAAGGCTTTCTCTATGGATGAACCCAACCAAG GTTCCAAGCCTGTTTCCCCCTACAGCGGTTACAGCGGTCAGCTGCGCAGCTCGGTGTACCAGCCCACTGAGCTGGCTCTCATCAGCAAGGGAGTGGGGAAT CACCAGACGGAGCTGTCCTACGACTCGGCCATCCCCCGGGCTTCCACCAACTCGGCGGCCAACAGCGGGAGCAGCACCCCCTCGCTACACACCGAGATCGCcgatgccacacacacacagacaaacggCAATAGC GGGAATGGACTGCATAGGAAGACCCAGTGGTGA
- the gprc5c gene encoding G-protein coupled receptor family C group 5 member C isoform X2 — MAANITPQGCGPNVDSLYYNLCDLGAVWGIVLDAFAGAGVVSSIVLFISLLASLPFVADKNRKSSVALHACFLLCTLGLFCLTFAFIVEKDFSTCASRRFLFGVLFAGCFACLLMQSVRLNILARRNRGPRSWVLCLGAVGLWLVEVVINTEWLIITVVRHPQQPLNASAEAGRATATPCNIANQDFVMALIYVMNLILAVVVASLAVMAGKHKQWKKEGAFILLTSLVSVGIWVAWIVMYVYGNERTGGPRWDDPTLAIALVANAWVFLFFHTIPEICCLAVEDDSQQSYAEDLYPSRGVGYETILKEQSSQNMFMENKAFSMDEPNQGSKPVSPYSGYSGQLRSSVYQPTELALISKGVGNHQTELSYDSAIPRASTNSAANSGSSTPSLHTEIADATHTQTNGNSVGEWTA; from the exons ATGGCTGCCAACATCACCCCCCAGGGCTgcggccctaatgtggactccCTCTACTACAACCTGTGTGATCTCGGCGCAGTGTGGGGCATCGTGCTGGACGCCTTCGCCGGGGCCGGCGTGGTGTCTTCCATCGTGCTCTTCATCTCGCTGCTGGCCAGCCTGCCCTTCGTGGCGGACAAGAACCGCAAGAGCTCGGTGGCTCTCCACGCCTGCTTCCTGCTCTGCACCTTGGGCCTCTTCTGCCTGACCTTCGCCTTCATTGTGGAGAAGGACTTCTCCACCTGCGCCTCGCGGAGGTTCCTCTTTGGAGTGCTGTTCGCCGGCTGCTTCGCCTGCCTCCTGATGCAAAGTGTGAGGCTGAACATCCTTGCCAGGCGGAACCGTGGGCCCAGGTCTTGGGTGCTGTGTCTGGGGGCGGTGGGGCTGTGGCTGGTGGAGGTGGTCATCAACACAGAGTGGCTAATCATCACAGTGGTGCGCCACCCGCAGCAGCCGCTCAACGCCTCGGCCGAAGCTGGCAGAGCCACGGCAACGCCCTGCAACATCGCCAACCAGGACTTTGTCATGGCGCTCATCTACGTGATGAACCTGATCCTGGCGGTGGTAGTGGCAAGTCTGGCCGTCATGGCGGGCAAGCATAAGCAGTGGAAGAAGGAGGGCGCCTTCATCCTCTTGACGAGCTTGGTCTCTGTCGGGATCTGGGTGGCGTGGATCGTCATGTACGTTTATGGGAACGAGAGGACGGGGGGTCCCAGGTGGGATGACCCCACCTTGGCCATAGCCCTGGTGGCAAATGCTTGGGtgttcctcttcttccacaccATCCCAGAAATCTGCTGTTTGGCCGTTGAAGACGACAGCCAGCAAAGCTACGCGGAGGACCTGTACCCCAGCCGAGGGGTGGGCTACGAGACCATTCTCAAGGAACAGAGCTCCCAGAACATGTTCATGGAGAACAAGGCTTTCTCTATGGATGAACCCAACCAAG GTTCCAAGCCTGTTTCCCCCTACAGCGGTTACAGCGGTCAGCTGCGCAGCTCGGTGTACCAGCCCACTGAGCTGGCTCTCATCAGCAAGGGAGTGGGGAAT CACCAGACGGAGCTGTCCTACGACTCGGCCATCCCCCGGGCTTCCACCAACTCGGCGGCCAACAGCGGGAGCAGCACCCCCTCGCTACACACCGAGATCGCcgatgccacacacacacagacaaacggCAATAGCGTAG GGGAATGGACTGCATAG
- the gpr142 gene encoding putative G-protein coupled receptor 142: MIDCPNVTVASHQERGLEPEKSKCVLGFIPVIYYSALLCVGVPVNILTAVALSRLASRTKKALYYYLLAVTGSDILSQLFIIFVGFLLETAVFHREVPVLLLHSVSAAEFAANHASIWSTVPLTVDRYVALCHPLLHRQISYPARARKIIAAVLMLSLVSGVPFFWWSDMWRNSHPPTALDTALIWTHVTIIYFLPCSVFLVLNSLIIHTLRVRQRQQCCQEECGPQTAPRRRLGKTTAMLLAITSVFSVLWAPRTVVVIYHLYVSSVHRNWRVHLAYDLSNMLAMLNTAVNFFLYCFVSKPFRGAVRDVLLLRGGPLYPQRTLRQQQAPANVSISSLYSGNNKRSQRDSTPLPPRRASKTI, from the exons ATGATTGACTGTCCCAATGTGACGGTGGCCAGCCACCAGGAGCGGGGCCTGGAACCTGAGAAGTCCAAATGTGTCTTGGGCTTCATCCCTGTGATCTACTACAGCGCTCTCCTGTGTGTGGGAGTACCAG TGAATATTCTGACAGCGGTGGCCCTGTCCAGACTGGCGTCCCGCACCAAGAAAGCTCTATACTACTACCTACTGGCGGTGACAGGCTCGGACATCCTCTCCCAGCTCTTCATCATCTTCGTCGGCTTCCTGCTGGAGACGGCCGTGTTCCACCGGGAAGTCCCCGTCCTCCTGCTGCACTCCGTCAGCGCCGCCGAGTTTGCTGCCAACCACGCCTCCATCTGGTCCACCGTCCCCCTCACCGTGGACCGCTACGTGGCGCTGTGCCACCCCCTTCTGCACCGGCAGATCAGCTACCCGGCGCGGGCCAGGAAGATCATCGCGGCGGTCCTGATGCTGTCGCTGGTGTCGGGCGTGCCCTTCTTCTGGTGGTCGGACATGTGGAGGAACAGCCACCCGCCCACGGCGCTGGACACCGCCCTCATATGGACGCACGTGACCATCATCTACTTCCTGCCCTGCAGCGTCTTCCTGGTGCTGAACTCGCTCATCATCCACACGCTGAGGGTGAGGCAGAGGCAACAGTGCTGCCAGGAGGAGTGCGGGCCCCAGACGGCCCCTCGGCGGCGCCTGGGCAAAACCACGGCCATGCTGCTGGCCATCACCTCCGTGTTCTCGGTGCTGTGGGCGCCCAGGACCGTGGTGGTCATCTACCACCTGTACGTGTCCTCGGTTCACCGCAACTGGCGTGTCCATCTGGCCTACGACCTGTCCAACATGCTGGCCATGCTCAACACGGCCGTCAACTTCTTCCTCTACTGCTTCGTCAGCAAGCCCTTCCGCGGCGCGGTGCGGGACGTCCTGCTGCTGCGGGGGGGTCCGCTGTATCCTCAGCGCACCCTGCGCCAACAGCAGGCCCCGGCCAACGTGTCCATTTCGTCTCTGTACAGCGGGAACAACAAGCGCTCGCAGCGGGACTCCACCCCGCTGCCACCTCGCAGGGCCAGCAAAACCATTTGA
- the btbd17a gene encoding BTB/POZ domain-containing protein 17, giving the protein MLKVDGTQDGAGGGGDTISHSLTLVQRLEALLVQGNGSDVSLRVETANADEVKVIQAHSLVLSLQSPAFEEMLLSRNSSTLVLKESSDCAAVFDKFIRYLYCGEISLRLEQATPLHKLATKYRVLGLQQGITQYMTQNLARDSLSGHVVGWYEYALQAGDVTLRDSCLQYLAWNLSSVLQSGEWATISSQLLMSLLQRSDLILQSEMELFAGLEAWIIQNEPDGLTAENALRAVRYAMMPPRELFRLQTQSPILARYQESVRDLLYMAYQFHSASPLHMAKYFDVNCSLFMPRNYLSQLWGSPWVINNPTRDDRSTSFQTQLGPSGHDANKRVTWNALFSPRWLPLSMRPMYTDTAAMQPTRVEGGRPRIIITPATSSADFAGVNFQKTVLVMAQQQGKVVVRHVYNFHQSTEENGDFLAEADLYRRTSEYLIDGSLFLHIVVKPLYQTLITTKN; this is encoded by the exons ATGCTGAAAGTGGATGGGACCCAAGATGGGGCTGGCGGCGGAGGGGACACCATCAGCCACTCCCTGACCCTGGTGCAGCGTCTGGAGGCCCTGCTGGTTCAGGGAAACGGCAGCGATGTGTCCCTGAGGGTAGAAACGGCCAATGCAGATGAGGTGAAGGTGATCCAGGCCCACTCCCTGGTGCTCTCCCTGCAGAGCCCTGCTTTTGAGGAGATGCTACTTAGCCGTAATAGCAGCACCCTGGTCCTCAAAGAGAGCTCTGACTGTGCCGCTGTGTTTGACAAGTTCATTAG gtatCTGTATTGTGGGGAAATTTCCCTGCGTCTGGAACAGGCCACCCCTTTACACAAGCTGGCTACTAAGTACCGTGTGCTGGGACTCCAGCAGGGGATCACCCAGTACATGACCCAGAATCTGGCCCGGGACTCTCTGTCGGGCCATGTGGTGGGCTGGTATGAGTATGCCCTGCAGGCCGGAGACGTGACCCTGAGGGACAGCTGCCTTCAGTACCTGGCCTGGAACCTGTCCTCGGTGCTGCAGAGCGGAGAGTGGGCGACCATCAGCAGCCAGCTGCTCATGTCCCTGCTCCAGCGCTCCGACCTCATCCTGCAGAGTGAGATGGAGCTCTTCGCGGGGCTGGAGGCCTGGATTATCCAGAATGAGCCGGACGGCCTGACCGCGGAGAATGCCTTGAGGGCTGTGCGCTACGCCATGATGCCCCCGCGGGAACTCTTCCGCCTGCAGACCCAGTCCCCTATCCTGGCTCGCTATCAGGAGTCGGTGCGTGATCTGCTCTACATGGCCTACCAGTTCCACTCTGCCTCCCCACTGCACATGGCCAAGTACTTTGACGTGAACTGCAGTCTCTTCATGCCCAGGAACTACCTGTCCCAGTTGTGGGGGTCCCCCTGGGTCATCAACAACCCCACGCGTGATGACCGCAGCACCAGCTTCCAGACCCAGTTGGGGCCCAGCGGGCACGATGCCAACAAGCGAGTGACTTGGAACGCCCTGTTCTCCCCACGCTGGCTACCCCTCAGCATGAGGCCTATGTACACGGACACAGCCGCCATGCAGCCCACCCGCGTGGAGGGAGGGCGGCCTCGCATCATCATCACACCAGCTACCTCCAGCGCAGATTTTGCCGGTGTGAACTTCCAGAAGACGGTGCTTGTGATGGCTCAGCAGCAGGGGAAGGTGGTGGTGAGACATGTCTACAACTTCCACCAGAGCACGGAAGAAAACGGGGATTTCCTAGCCGAAGCCGACCTGTACCGCCGGACATCTGAATACCTCATTGATGgctccctcttcctccacatTGTAGTGAAGCCCCTGTACCAAACCCTCATAACTACCAAGAACTGA